A part of bacterium genomic DNA contains:
- a CDS encoding ketopantoate reductase family protein, which translates to MAERTVLLIGAGPVGRLVALDFAARANPEIRICWLIRDRKPRNELATNGLRAVAAGDSNYGERLIRPADVGIEIDSPETAWSKDPGIEPDAVITCVKAFALGELASRVSSRWPSAPLLAISNGLIETDRHCLGVLYGGGRIQDGVLIYTPSPKLNIGVPYPMIAHHSILDIWRDLFGKAGVIDIHLSESNHRAMLEKVLVNSVINPLTALFASPNEIILTEKLSNLVSGLVAEICATFNASYEGYDFKPEIEVSRVREIASTTALNFSSMLEDVRSGRRTEIAWLNGKIAELADAAGIPAPINKLVCDLVPMAAYAAAAQAHSIGV; encoded by the coding sequence GTGGCTGAACGCACCGTGCTGTTGATCGGCGCCGGCCCGGTTGGAAGGCTTGTCGCGTTGGACTTCGCCGCGCGGGCTAATCCCGAAATCAGGATTTGCTGGCTGATTCGCGACCGGAAACCAAGAAACGAGCTCGCGACAAATGGATTGAGAGCTGTCGCCGCCGGAGATTCAAACTATGGTGAGCGACTCATCCGTCCCGCCGACGTCGGAATCGAGATAGATTCTCCCGAAACTGCGTGGAGCAAAGACCCTGGAATTGAACCGGATGCGGTTATTACGTGCGTCAAGGCATTCGCACTTGGTGAGCTTGCGAGCCGCGTTTCCAGTCGCTGGCCCAGCGCGCCCCTGTTGGCGATTTCCAACGGACTGATAGAAACCGACAGGCATTGTCTTGGAGTGCTTTACGGCGGCGGGAGAATACAGGATGGTGTTTTAATTTACACGCCATCCCCGAAGCTGAATATCGGCGTTCCGTACCCAATGATTGCGCATCATTCGATTTTGGACATTTGGCGCGATTTGTTTGGCAAAGCCGGAGTCATTGATATTCACCTGTCTGAATCCAACCACCGGGCGATGCTTGAAAAAGTTCTCGTAAATTCAGTTATCAATCCGCTCACCGCCCTCTTCGCCTCGCCAAACGAAATTATATTGACCGAAAAGCTGTCAAATCTCGTTTCTGGTTTGGTTGCCGAAATCTGCGCGACATTTAATGCAAGCTATGAAGGCTACGATTTCAAACCGGAAATCGAGGTTTCAAGAGTGCGCGAAATCGCGTCGACCACCGCTCTTAATTTCAGCTCTATGCTGGAAGACGTCCGCTCCGGAAGGCGGACTGAAATCGCTTGGCTGAACGGAAAAATAGCGGAGCTCGCGGACGCGGCCGGAATTCCCGCTCCGATAAACAAGCTTGTGTGCGACCTCGTGCCGATGGCCGCATACGCTGCGGCGGCTCAAGCTCACTCCATCGGCGTCTGA
- a CDS encoding methionine adenosyltransferase — protein sequence MKYRLFTSESVTEGHPDKLCDRISDGVLDDLIRQDENSRVAVETFCTTGMVIVGGEITTNGYCEINQLVRDVLLDVGYDSSEVGIDGRSCGVAVSIHAQSSDISEAVYKPQEARSGSEDVYDQIGAGDQGLMFGYACRDTDALGEEHRSVLMPLPVYLAHRLAERLSEVRRKREAAGLRPDGKTQVTIEYPDDGGPPVVHTILVSAQHDPGIGASEVEEIVRGLVLPKVVPDSVLPAGGWCAVKLLVNPSGRFEKGGPYADTGLTGRKIIADTYGGYARHGGGAFSGKDPTKVDRSGCYYARYAAKNLVAAGVADRLEIQVAYAIGRAYPLSLSFEDFGSAKVGREKIQAILNDPEIFDFRPAAIIANLDLRRPIYGQVSTYGHFGRKDLDLSWERLDRVELIRSRL from the coding sequence ATGAAGTACCGGCTTTTCACATCCGAATCCGTGACGGAAGGTCATCCTGACAAACTGTGCGACAGGATCAGCGACGGCGTCTTGGACGATTTGATCCGCCAGGACGAGAACTCGCGCGTCGCGGTTGAAACGTTCTGCACGACCGGCATGGTCATCGTGGGCGGCGAGATTACTACGAACGGTTATTGCGAAATTAACCAGCTCGTCCGGGACGTGCTGTTGGATGTAGGATACGATTCAAGTGAAGTCGGTATAGACGGGCGTTCCTGCGGAGTCGCGGTGTCAATTCACGCGCAATCGTCCGACATCTCGGAAGCGGTTTACAAGCCCCAGGAGGCGCGTTCTGGATCGGAAGACGTCTACGACCAGATCGGCGCCGGCGACCAGGGTTTGATGTTCGGATACGCCTGCAGGGACACGGACGCTCTAGGGGAAGAACATCGGTCAGTGCTGATGCCGCTTCCAGTCTACCTTGCGCACAGGCTGGCCGAGAGGTTGTCGGAAGTGCGCAGAAAACGCGAAGCCGCTGGGCTGAGGCCAGATGGGAAAACGCAGGTTACCATCGAATATCCAGATGACGGCGGGCCGCCTGTGGTCCATACCATTCTTGTGAGCGCGCAGCACGATCCGGGCATCGGCGCGTCCGAAGTCGAGGAAATCGTTCGGGGGCTGGTGTTGCCCAAAGTGGTGCCCGATTCCGTGTTGCCCGCGGGCGGCTGGTGTGCGGTAAAGTTGCTGGTGAATCCAAGCGGGCGATTTGAAAAGGGCGGGCCGTACGCGGACACCGGGCTGACGGGGCGAAAGATAATCGCGGATACGTATGGCGGTTACGCTCGCCACGGGGGCGGTGCGTTCAGCGGCAAGGATCCCACCAAGGTGGATCGAAGCGGCTGCTACTACGCACGTTACGCGGCGAAAAATCTGGTCGCAGCGGGCGTTGCTGACCGGCTGGAGATTCAGGTCGCCTACGCCATAGGCCGTGCATATCCGCTGTCGCTTTCGTTCGAGGATTTCGGCAGCGCAAAGGTCGGCAGGGAGAAAATTCAAGCAATCCTGAACGACCCTGAAATTTTCGATTTCAGGCCGGCCGCGATTATTGCCAACCTCGATTTGCGCAGGCCGATTTACGGCCAGGTGAGCACCTACGGTCATTTCGGCAGGAAGGATCTGGATTTGTCCTGGGAGCGGTTGGACAGAGTGGAGTTGATTCGGTCACGCCTTTAG
- a CDS encoding acyl-CoA carboxylase subunit beta, whose translation MAKKLTTESRIKDLEIRRQKALHISTAEAIEKQHAKGKLTARERLDILLDENTFQEFDLFTQSPSAKIPGDGVITGFGAINGRRVCVFAQDFTVMGGSLGERHAAKICKVLDFGTKVGCPIIGLNDSGGARIQEGVLSLGGYADIFLRNTMASGVVPQIAAIMGPCAGGAVYSPALMDFVFMVRDTSFMFLTGPDVIKAVLNEEVTFEELGGALTHNQTSGNAHFAAKNEMDCLNQIRKLITYIPANNMENPPRIAVEDQVNRKEDDLATIIPDDPNRPYDMKRLINLIVDRGSFFEVAALYSPNLIIGFARLNGMTVGVVANQPKELAGCLDINSSVKGARFVRFCDAFNIPIVTFEDVPGFLPGTHQEWNGVIRHGAKLLYAYCEATVPKLLVITRKSYGGAYCVMSSKHIRSDYNLAWPTAEIAVMGAQGAVNIIYRKELQTSKNVEKTRQELIDKYTEELMNPYLAAERGFIDEVIDPRETRPKLIAALEMLQGKVDLRPKRKHGNIPL comes from the coding sequence ATGGCCAAAAAGCTCACTACCGAAAGCAGAATCAAGGATCTCGAAATCCGGCGGCAAAAGGCGCTTCACATATCTACCGCCGAAGCGATCGAAAAACAGCACGCCAAGGGAAAGCTGACTGCTCGCGAACGTCTTGACATTCTGCTCGATGAAAACACATTTCAGGAATTCGATCTTTTCACACAAAGCCCTTCAGCCAAGATTCCGGGCGACGGAGTAATCACCGGTTTCGGAGCAATCAACGGCAGGCGAGTGTGCGTGTTTGCGCAGGACTTCACAGTAATGGGAGGCTCCTTGGGCGAGCGCCACGCCGCCAAAATCTGCAAGGTGCTTGATTTCGGAACCAAAGTCGGCTGTCCGATTATCGGGCTCAACGACAGCGGCGGAGCGAGAATCCAAGAGGGAGTTCTTTCACTCGGCGGCTACGCGGACATCTTCCTTCGCAACACTATGGCGTCGGGAGTGGTTCCACAAATTGCGGCGATAATGGGGCCTTGCGCCGGCGGCGCCGTTTACAGCCCTGCCCTGATGGACTTTGTGTTCATGGTTCGCGATACAAGTTTCATGTTTCTGACCGGCCCGGACGTAATCAAGGCGGTATTGAATGAGGAAGTCACGTTCGAGGAGCTCGGCGGCGCGCTGACTCACAATCAAACAAGCGGAAACGCCCATTTCGCGGCGAAGAACGAGATGGATTGCCTCAATCAAATTCGCAAGCTTATCACTTATATTCCCGCGAACAATATGGAGAATCCGCCCAGGATTGCGGTTGAAGACCAGGTAAATCGTAAAGAAGACGATCTGGCGACCATCATTCCCGACGATCCTAACCGCCCGTACGACATGAAGCGGCTCATCAACTTGATTGTCGACCGAGGATCGTTTTTCGAAGTCGCCGCGCTGTACTCGCCAAACCTGATTATCGGCTTTGCAAGGCTGAACGGGATGACGGTAGGAGTCGTCGCGAACCAGCCGAAGGAGCTTGCGGGTTGCTTGGACATAAACTCGAGCGTGAAGGGCGCGCGTTTCGTGAGATTCTGCGACGCATTTAATATACCCATTGTAACTTTCGAGGACGTACCAGGATTTTTGCCCGGAACGCATCAGGAATGGAACGGCGTCATTCGTCACGGCGCAAAGTTGTTGTACGCATACTGCGAAGCCACGGTTCCAAAGCTTTTGGTGATTACACGCAAGAGCTACGGAGGAGCGTACTGCGTTATGTCGTCCAAACATATTCGCAGCGATTACAACCTTGCTTGGCCGACCGCGGAAATCGCGGTGATGGGTGCGCAGGGCGCGGTCAATATCATTTATCGCAAGGAGCTTCAGACGTCGAAGAACGTCGAAAAAACTCGCCAAGAGCTGATCGACAAGTACACCGAGGAATTGATGAATCCGTATCTCGCGGCGGAACGCGGATTCATCGACGAAGTGATCGACCCGCGTGAAACGCGGCCCAAACTAATCGCGGCGCTGGAAATGCTTCAAGGCAAAGTGGATCTCCGCCCCAAGCGCAAGCATGGCAACATCCCGCTTTAA
- a CDS encoding purine-nucleoside phosphorylase has translation MDIVSQAELDRRVEESVASIREYSTIEPSAAVILGTGTGDFTAEIKNAVEIPYQVIPHFASTTVEGHPGVLVMGEFSGRQVSVFAGRFHYYEGLRMHEVAYPVRVARALGAEVLVQFNAAGGIKRDLQVGDLLVVDDYVNMMGDSPLRGIMTEPPSAKFVPMNRPFDERLSEAAFRGALRGGLRVHRGTYIAVHGPSYETDAELYFFHVIGGAAVGMSTVPEAIVARSLGMRNVAISVITNLTFGVEGQHLSHKEVLSIARGALPKLKDILACILAET, from the coding sequence ATGGATATCGTAAGCCAAGCCGAGTTGGACCGCCGCGTCGAGGAAAGCGTCGCAAGCATCCGCGAGTACAGCACAATCGAGCCGTCGGCGGCGGTGATTTTGGGAACCGGCACAGGCGATTTTACGGCTGAAATTAAGAATGCCGTTGAAATTCCTTACCAGGTTATTCCACATTTCGCCTCGACAACCGTGGAAGGCCATCCGGGTGTTCTCGTAATGGGGGAGTTTTCCGGCAGGCAGGTGTCGGTATTCGCGGGCCGGTTTCATTATTACGAAGGCCTACGGATGCACGAGGTGGCGTATCCGGTGCGGGTTGCACGTGCGCTTGGAGCGGAAGTGCTCGTGCAATTCAACGCGGCGGGAGGGATAAAGCGCGATTTGCAGGTAGGCGATTTACTGGTTGTGGATGATTATGTAAATATGATGGGCGATTCGCCGCTTCGCGGGATAATGACCGAACCACCGTCTGCAAAGTTTGTGCCCATGAACAGGCCGTTCGATGAAAGGTTATCCGAAGCCGCGTTCAGAGGTGCTCTTCGCGGCGGGCTTAGAGTGCATCGCGGCACTTACATCGCGGTGCATGGGCCAAGTTACGAAACGGACGCCGAACTTTATTTTTTCCATGTTATCGGCGGCGCTGCCGTTGGGATGAGCACGGTTCCGGAAGCGATTGTGGCGCGCTCGCTTGGAATGCGCAACGTCGCGATATCCGTGATTACGAATTTGACTTTCGGCGTCGAAGGCCAGCACCTGTCGCACAAAGAAGTGCTGTCAATTGCGCGCGGCGCGCTTCCAAAGCTGAAGGATATTCTCGCTTGCATACTGGCTGAAACTTAG
- a CDS encoding acetyl-CoA carboxylase biotin carboxyl carrier protein subunit, which translates to MAIDNRVCFFEVYREKGEIKEIAGAARIFPVTVKTPQQDELERVLASYASSEAHCIKNTINSPMPGKILEILIEPGQKVEMGQVVAILEAMKMENEISSNIEGTVRAIKVSKGESVAIDQVLFEFDV; encoded by the coding sequence ATGGCGATAGACAACCGCGTTTGCTTTTTCGAAGTTTATCGCGAGAAAGGCGAAATCAAGGAAATCGCGGGCGCGGCAAGGATCTTCCCTGTTACCGTAAAAACTCCGCAGCAGGATGAACTCGAAAGAGTGCTTGCATCTTACGCGTCGTCCGAAGCCCACTGCATCAAAAACACGATCAACTCGCCGATGCCCGGCAAGATTCTGGAAATTTTGATTGAGCCCGGGCAAAAGGTCGAGATGGGCCAAGTCGTGGCAATCCTGGAAGCGATGAAAATGGAAAACGAAATTTCTTCGAACATCGAGGGAACCGTACGGGCAATCAAGGTTAGTAAGGGAGAAAGCGTGGCCATCGATCAGGTGCTTTTCGAATTCGACGTTTAG
- the mce gene encoding methylmalonyl-CoA epimerase has protein sequence MLTIDHIGIAVTDLDAALERWLALLGLNADQVERHDVAHARMTMAVLPAGGAKIELMAPWDAESVIYNFIEKRGPGIHHICFATSDIGTAWTKVKASGLKVLDEEPRESLGELIAFLHPKSMEGVLIEFKES, from the coding sequence TTGCTTACAATCGACCATATCGGCATTGCTGTGACCGATTTGGATGCCGCGCTGGAACGCTGGCTCGCGTTGCTCGGTTTGAACGCGGATCAAGTGGAGCGGCACGACGTTGCTCACGCGAGGATGACTATGGCTGTTTTGCCGGCGGGCGGCGCAAAGATTGAGCTGATGGCTCCCTGGGACGCTGAAAGCGTAATTTACAATTTCATCGAAAAGCGCGGGCCGGGAATCCATCATATCTGCTTTGCAACGTCGGACATCGGAACAGCTTGGACCAAAGTTAAGGCCTCGGGACTCAAGGTTTTGGACGAAGAGCCCCGCGAGTCGCTTGGAGAACTCATCGCGTTTTTGCATCCAAAATCAATGGAAGGCGTTCTAATCGAATTCAAGGAGAGCTAG
- the accC gene encoding acetyl-CoA carboxylase biotin carboxylase subunit → MSNKKIKRILIANRGEIALRVIRTCREMGIESVSIYSSADRNALHIVHSNHSVHIPGRLPAETYLNINRIVGIAKDTGCDAVHPGYGFLAENAEFAKACAAAGIKFIGPSPDAIEKMGNKIVAKEIMSIREIPVIPGSAGAISDPAGAMDIAKLIGFPLILKAAAGGGGRGMRVVRNFEEFDRAFRACQSEAMGAFGSDEVFIEKLIENPKHIEFQVMGDEHGNVIHFGERDCSVQRRHQKLIEEAPSPALTPKLREEMGRVACEAARAANYSNAGTVEFLLDGTGKFYFMEMNTRLQVEHPVTEEITGTDLVREQILVASGEKLTYRQDDIEIRGHSFEARINAEDPYRQFLPAMGKIRRYIPPLGRGVRLDAGTYEGYTIPMEYDSMVAKLIATGSSRAHAIERMKRALGEFIITGIKTTIPFHQFVFSHPEFVEGRHNTAFVEKHFAGDGISGGLPSNSDDSLKKDAAIAAALDFYLARQRVEVVQGKDSGTDYWELASRLKFSDYRGV, encoded by the coding sequence ATGTCTAACAAGAAAATCAAGAGGATTTTAATCGCCAACCGCGGCGAGATAGCGCTGCGCGTGATCCGGACGTGCCGGGAGATGGGCATCGAAAGCGTGAGCATTTACAGCTCCGCCGACCGGAACGCGCTGCATATAGTGCATTCGAACCATTCGGTGCACATCCCGGGACGCCTTCCCGCGGAAACCTATTTGAACATAAACCGGATTGTCGGTATCGCCAAGGATACGGGCTGCGACGCCGTGCATCCCGGCTACGGATTCCTCGCTGAAAACGCGGAATTCGCAAAGGCCTGCGCGGCGGCGGGAATCAAGTTCATCGGCCCTTCTCCGGACGCGATCGAAAAAATGGGCAACAAAATTGTGGCAAAGGAAATTATGTCCATCCGTGAGATACCTGTAATTCCAGGTTCAGCCGGAGCAATATCCGATCCCGCCGGTGCGATGGACATCGCCAAATTAATCGGCTTCCCCCTGATTCTGAAGGCCGCGGCGGGCGGCGGCGGGCGAGGAATGCGCGTGGTGCGCAATTTCGAAGAGTTCGACCGCGCTTTCCGCGCCTGCCAGAGCGAAGCAATGGGCGCATTCGGCTCGGACGAAGTATTTATCGAAAAGCTGATCGAGAATCCGAAGCACATCGAGTTTCAGGTAATGGGGGACGAGCATGGAAACGTAATCCACTTCGGAGAACGCGACTGCAGCGTGCAGCGCCGCCATCAGAAGCTGATAGAAGAAGCGCCGAGTCCGGCGCTTACTCCGAAGCTTCGCGAAGAAATGGGCAGAGTGGCCTGCGAAGCCGCCAGGGCGGCAAACTACAGCAACGCGGGAACCGTGGAGTTCCTTCTTGACGGTACCGGCAAGTTTTACTTCATGGAGATGAACACGCGGCTGCAAGTCGAACACCCCGTAACGGAGGAAATCACCGGTACTGACTTGGTGCGAGAGCAAATCCTGGTTGCATCCGGCGAAAAGCTGACCTACAGGCAGGACGATATCGAAATCCGGGGGCACAGTTTCGAAGCACGGATCAACGCTGAAGACCCTTATCGCCAGTTTCTCCCCGCGATGGGCAAAATCAGGCGATATATTCCACCGCTCGGCCGCGGTGTGCGGCTGGACGCGGGAACGTACGAGGGCTACACGATTCCCATGGAGTACGACTCCATGGTGGCAAAGCTCATTGCCACAGGCTCAAGCAGGGCGCACGCGATTGAACGGATGAAGAGGGCGCTCGGTGAATTCATTATCACGGGCATCAAAACCACGATCCCGTTCCACCAGTTTGTATTCAGCCACCCCGAATTCGTGGAAGGAAGGCACAACACGGCATTCGTGGAGAAGCATTTTGCAGGAGATGGAATTTCCGGAGGGCTCCCCTCGAATTCGGACGATTCACTGAAAAAAGACGCAGCCATAGCCGCGGCATTGGACTTTTACCTGGCAAGGCAAAGAGTGGAAGTGGTGCAAGGTAAAGATTCAGGAACCGACTACTGGGAACTGGCAAGCAGACTTAAATTTTCCGATTACCGAGGAGTCTAG
- a CDS encoding PKD domain-containing protein yields the protein MKLRFLVLILVLVLAEALFGCRGSISGQRAYPPFGNDDIVVPPPPVTDTTPPVISPAGIVPSVTDPVTGQSVTFSVTATDDSGGALVYAWDDGGAGGTFTGSGSSVSWTIDTAGTYTITVTVTDAAGNVSTATFDITVEEGTPPPPPPENQDPVFESDMTKDVSAPVATQRIRFISEPATDPDGDTIVYTWSASGAGTFTDEAEGEEGLEAYWAADAPGNYTVTLTADDGKGGTATQEVTFDVAELPTEFTVVGYETCGLCHTSLVTEWQTTAHSMAFETNINPNPHGFRNEACYNCHAAGQFPAGDGGFIDQELTPQFANIQCESCHGPGNPPGMGAGHKPIPWDPGMGYQRDAEGNYVMDGETYLYDEAYDGSQGYGCGLCHEGARHGAFEEWAKSVHATFALTEDDGGTPVVGPAGEANCVSCHNGEWYVRIQIDGEDPPAEDFLPEDANESWHITCATCHDPHNNQYEAQLRVDSEADITLPFDDTVVNGGRGNICLTCHNGRRTRANMEATITATGSSARGIHGNAQGAMLYGISGFQFDGYTYETEHPHQTWNDNSCVTCHMFREPYQDSANPAKWGHEFEPRMETCLECHVGDEASMETYLDDFQAEIQALVTQFETKWPAAWKTVDPDTGAVSITNRDTDPPTGVGPPRDDPDYGNIYRQCWWNYYYVTHDLSMGAHNPAYARDLMESSLEQLAILNAMPAP from the coding sequence ATGAAGCTAAGGTTTTTGGTTTTAATCTTGGTTTTGGTTCTTGCGGAGGCGCTTTTCGGCTGCCGCGGTTCCATTTCCGGGCAGAGGGCGTACCCGCCTTTTGGCAATGACGATATCGTCGTCCCCCCCCCGCCGGTAACGGACACGACTCCGCCTGTTATTAGCCCAGCCGGAATAGTCCCCAGCGTTACCGATCCAGTGACGGGCCAGTCCGTCACTTTCAGCGTGACCGCGACGGACGACAGCGGCGGGGCACTCGTTTATGCGTGGGACGACGGTGGCGCCGGAGGAACATTCACCGGTTCCGGCTCAAGCGTGAGCTGGACAATAGATACCGCCGGAACATACACGATAACCGTCACGGTCACCGACGCGGCCGGTAACGTTTCAACAGCCACTTTCGACATAACCGTGGAAGAAGGAACGCCACCCCCGCCGCCGCCCGAAAACCAGGATCCCGTTTTCGAGTCGGATATGACCAAAGATGTATCCGCGCCGGTCGCCACCCAGCGCATCAGATTCATATCGGAACCTGCCACCGATCCGGACGGAGACACTATTGTCTACACCTGGTCGGCCAGCGGAGCGGGAACGTTTACCGACGAGGCGGAAGGCGAAGAAGGTCTTGAAGCCTATTGGGCCGCTGATGCCCCCGGCAATTATACGGTCACTTTGACCGCCGACGACGGCAAAGGCGGAACCGCAACGCAGGAAGTGACTTTCGACGTTGCCGAGCTTCCCACCGAATTCACGGTTGTCGGATATGAAACCTGCGGTCTCTGCCACACCAGCCTTGTGACGGAATGGCAAACGACAGCTCATTCGATGGCGTTTGAAACCAACATCAATCCGAATCCGCACGGCTTTCGCAATGAAGCCTGTTACAACTGTCATGCCGCCGGCCAGTTTCCCGCAGGCGACGGCGGATTCATCGACCAGGAGCTTACCCCGCAGTTCGCCAACATTCAATGCGAGTCCTGCCACGGCCCAGGAAATCCTCCGGGCATGGGCGCCGGACACAAACCCATTCCCTGGGATCCCGGTATGGGCTACCAGCGTGACGCGGAAGGCAATTACGTGATGGACGGCGAAACATACCTGTACGATGAAGCGTACGATGGCTCGCAAGGATACGGCTGCGGCCTTTGCCACGAAGGTGCCCGCCACGGCGCATTCGAAGAGTGGGCCAAGTCCGTCCATGCAACGTTTGCACTTACAGAAGACGATGGCGGCACTCCAGTAGTCGGCCCAGCGGGAGAGGCAAATTGCGTTAGTTGCCACAACGGCGAATGGTATGTGAGAATCCAAATCGACGGTGAGGATCCCCCTGCGGAAGACTTCCTCCCCGAAGATGCAAACGAAAGCTGGCATATCACTTGCGCCACTTGTCACGATCCCCACAATAATCAATATGAAGCTCAGCTTCGCGTTGATTCAGAAGCGGATATTACGCTTCCGTTTGACGACACGGTAGTCAACGGCGGAAGGGGAAACATCTGCTTGACATGCCACAACGGACGCCGCACACGCGCAAACATGGAGGCCACAATAACGGCGACAGGCTCGTCTGCAAGAGGAATCCACGGCAACGCGCAGGGCGCAATGCTTTATGGCATTTCCGGATTCCAATTTGACGGATACACTTACGAAACCGAGCATCCGCATCAGACTTGGAACGACAACTCGTGCGTGACCTGCCACATGTTCCGGGAGCCTTATCAGGATTCCGCGAATCCGGCGAAATGGGGCCACGAATTCGAGCCCAGAATGGAAACCTGCCTCGAGTGCCATGTCGGTGATGAAGCCAGTATGGAAACGTACCTTGACGATTTCCAGGCGGAAATCCAAGCGCTGGTCACCCAGTTCGAAACCAAATGGCCCGCCGCTTGGAAGACCGTCGATCCTGATACCGGCGCTGTCAGCATCACAAACAGAGACACCGACCCGCCGACCGGTGTCGGTCCTCCCAGGGACGATCCCGATTACGGCAACATTTACAGGCAGTGCTGGTGGAACTACTACTACGTAACGCACGACCTCTCGATGGGAGCGCACAATCCCGCTTACGCAAGGGATCTTATGGAAAGCTCGCTTGAACAGCTTGCTATCCTGAATGCGATGCCTGCACCGTAG
- the ade gene encoding adenine deaminase has protein sequence MKVSGNIVKVADGTYFPGTIEFKDGRIINIRDEPKRDYERFVIPGFIDAHVHVESSMLVPSEFARQAVRHGTVASVSDPHEIANVLGDTGVRFMIENGKNVPFKFFFGAPSCVPATAFETSGAKLGVPDVQRLLQQDDILYLSEMMNFPGVISGDPDCLAKIAAAKKLGKPIDGHAPGLRGDALKKYISAGISTDHECFEIEEAKEKIELGMKIIIREGSAARNFDELLPLVDSHPDSVMFGSDDKHPNELIKGHINELVMRAVGAGINWRKVLKCACINPIEHYGLPVGRLRIGDSADFVIVDDLSKLKVRETYIAGELVAVDGNTNAPTMSCDAVNRFKCTKKIPENFQVRAGGASIQIIEAVDGQIVTGRAVEQVKAEAGFAVPDTSRDILKLTVVNRYNDAPPAVAFVRGFGLKKGAMASSVAHDSHNIIAVGADDVSLARAVNEVIRYQGGMTVVTESSVDILSLPVAGLMTNADGGTVAREYDNLEKKAKSLGLRLASPFMTLSFMALLVIPSLKLSDKGLFDGDKFDFAPLFV, from the coding sequence ATGAAGGTATCGGGGAACATCGTCAAGGTCGCGGACGGGACTTATTTTCCCGGAACGATCGAGTTCAAGGACGGGCGGATAATCAACATCCGCGATGAGCCGAAACGCGATTACGAGCGTTTTGTCATCCCCGGCTTCATAGATGCCCACGTGCACGTCGAAAGCTCGATGCTTGTGCCTAGCGAATTCGCGCGCCAGGCCGTGCGTCACGGCACGGTCGCGAGCGTCAGCGATCCTCATGAAATCGCGAACGTGCTGGGGGACACCGGCGTGCGATTCATGATTGAGAACGGCAAAAACGTCCCTTTCAAGTTTTTCTTCGGCGCGCCAAGCTGCGTGCCCGCAACCGCATTCGAGACTTCCGGCGCGAAGCTTGGAGTGCCTGACGTGCAGAGGCTTCTGCAGCAGGACGACATACTTTATCTTTCCGAAATGATGAATTTTCCGGGCGTGATCAGCGGCGATCCGGATTGCCTCGCCAAAATCGCCGCAGCGAAAAAACTGGGAAAGCCGATTGACGGCCACGCGCCGGGATTGCGCGGCGATGCGCTGAAAAAGTATATTTCTGCAGGAATTTCGACCGATCACGAGTGTTTCGAAATCGAAGAAGCGAAGGAAAAAATCGAGCTCGGCATGAAAATAATAATCCGCGAAGGTTCCGCCGCGCGCAATTTCGACGAATTGCTTCCGCTTGTCGACAGCCATCCGGACAGCGTGATGTTCGGAAGTGACGACAAACATCCGAATGAGTTAATCAAAGGGCATATAAACGAACTTGTAATGCGCGCCGTCGGGGCAGGAATTAACTGGAGAAAGGTGTTGAAGTGCGCGTGCATCAATCCAATCGAACATTACGGTCTGCCCGTCGGCCGGCTTCGCATCGGTGACAGCGCGGATTTTGTGATCGTGGACGATTTGAGTAAGTTGAAAGTCCGCGAAACATATATCGCAGGCGAGCTTGTTGCGGTGGACGGAAATACGAATGCGCCAACTATGTCATGTGACGCGGTCAACCGTTTTAAGTGCACGAAAAAAATCCCGGAAAATTTCCAGGTCAGGGCGGGCGGCGCCAGTATTCAGATAATCGAGGCTGTTGACGGCCAGATAGTGACGGGCAGGGCGGTTGAACAAGTTAAGGCGGAAGCTGGATTTGCGGTTCCAGATACTTCGCGCGACATATTGAAGCTGACGGTTGTAAACAGGTACAACGACGCTCCTCCGGCAGTTGCGTTTGTCCGGGGATTCGGACTGAAAAAGGGCGCGATGGCGTCGAGCGTCGCTCACGATTCGCACAACATCATCGCCGTCGGAGCCGACGATGTATCGCTCGCACGCGCGGTGAATGAAGTTATCCGCTATCAGGGCGGAATGACGGTCGTAACCGAATCATCCGTGGATATATTGTCCCTGCCGGTCGCGGGATTGATGACGAATGCGGACGGAGGAACTGTCGCGCGCGAATACGACAATCTTGAAAAGAAGGCGAAGTCGCTGGGTTTGAGGCTAGCTTCGCCGTTCATGACGCTTTCGTTTATGGCGCTCCTTGTGATTCCTTCGCTGAAGCTTTCCGACAAGGGTCTTTTCGACGGCGATAAATTTGATTTCGCGCCGCTGTTCGTATAA